From the Chanos chanos chromosome 7, fChaCha1.1, whole genome shotgun sequence genome, the window GGCATTCTATACAGCAAACTGGGTCAGCATGATAAAGCCAGCAGTGGGCCAGTTTTGTCGTCTAAAGGGACTCTACTTTCAACTCTATCTTCAATCACAAATATGGAGCATTTGAAACAAATATTTGACTCATATAAATGTTAGCCCCACAACATTTGAATGTTGAGCAATGCAGTACTGAAGATCTCCCTGTGCCCAGGGCAAGAGCTTTTTAAATGGAGCACTGATATTAGGCCTACAGTGTCTCCTTGTTTCAGACGCTCTTTGGTCATCTTGTGTAAAGACATACAAATATTGAGAGTGAGCATGTGGCTGAAATGTAGATGTGAGAAGCAAAATGTCCTCATTTTAGATGACGTGACGATCTTTATGCACACAAGCTGTGAACTGCTAAAGGTGATGATTCCAAGAGTTTTCAATCAGTCCAGCCATTCAGGGGCACGACTGTCTGATCTCAGAAGAGATAACAAGTGCTTAGAGACGGAAAAAAATTGAATTATTGCTGAGCCTAAAACCAGTTAACATGCTTTTTTAGATGAAAATCCAGTTTGACTGATTCTAACCTTCCCCTTTTCATAACCTGCTATTTAAGATGATtgaacacacaaagcaaaaaccTGACAGTCATTTTACGAGACACGGAAAGCAAACACAGCAGTGCTACATTTACTCCGAAAGTGATGATTGTGACCCACACTGCTatagtgttaaattaactctgaagAGAGTACTGGGTATAAGCACTCTCTGAGTGAATTTAACACTGTAGCAGTGTGGAACAATAATAAACACTGtctgagttcatttaacaccATAGAACATGCCGGAGGGAAGAAACAGACGGTAGATAATACATATGTTGTATTCAGTCATGTTAGAAATATTTTCCCAGTGTTTTAAAGTCCATAACGCGGCAGGGCCTGTGCTGTGTCTTAGCTTTCATAGACGCTTGTGTTTGAAGTATTTTCCAATGCGGTAAGGTATAAAGTGTGGTGAGAGGCGTGGAAAATTGAAACAGTTCTGAGCACTCATTATAACAGCCGCTGATCTTCAGTCACCAGGGATACGGAGGAGCGAGAGCCCAGGCAATCCTACTTAATTCCCCGCTCCATGAGAACCCAGCGCTGCTCTACTTTCAGCCCAAACATGGCTGATATGGGCCGAGAACGGACCCCTGACAGAAACTCACAGAactgacagaacacacacccCACGTTGAccgctgagagagaggagagggagacagagagagaagagaacagaagagaggaaagctctcgtgagagaggcagagagagagagagagagagaggagtgaagtaGAGAGAGTAAGTAAAGccttagagagacagagagagagagacagagagagggaggagtgaaggagagagagtaagtaaagccttagagagaaagagagagagacagagagtatgtgAAGCcttagagaggaagagagagagagagagggagggagagaaagagagagttaagGCCTCAGTCATATTGAGATGATTAGAGGATGAACTGCCATAGggtacattttcctttttttcactctttctttgcctcactctgtcttttcttcgTCAGATCTTGAACAGATCCTTGCTTTGGTGTGCATGAAGTGGCCTTTGTTTACTCTTGTCAGTGGGAGATATTTTTAGCTCTTAGGCCAGAAGAATGTTCATAATtgagttcaaaaaaaaaaaaaaaaagcatcttgaAAGTAGAGGGTTTTttgatattgatttttttttattatctgtgAGCAAGACGCCTCAGTAGtgtcacacacagcctatattggAAGTCTGTGTTCCTGACTTGCTATTcaaagcatttgtgtgtgtgtgtgtgctgtagacAGCTCTGTGACCGAGTTACCGCCTGCTGTACCATCTCTGTGTGGTCGTGTGGCAGCTGCATTTGGGTGTGCAGAGAGAGTTCACAAGTTAACAAGTGACTTAAGTTTGAGTCCTGTCTGCAGCGCACACGCACGCTCGACATTCCCCTCCAGACAGCGCTCGAATATCGGGAACGTCAGTCTGTGATGGTTTCGCGTTCCGATCAAGTGCCATCCCTCTCGCTGCACTGATTCCAGGAAACACAGCAAAGTCGCTGCGTCAGACGTGTTCGGGGGGATCAAACCCTGAATTCCTCCTGGAGTACGTGCTCTAGAATTCTTCCGCTTGTTTTGTCTCTTAATTAgagttttaaacacacacgttGAGACTTCAATTCTAAAACATATGTTAAAACAAATCGCTTTTTTTCACCACTACCTGCAGCCTTGGGTACTTCATACCTTTAGGGACAGAAGATCTGTGGATCTTTCAACATTTAGTATTAATGATCGGTTAGTACTTCCTGTGGGGCTGACCAAGGAGGAGAATTAGGGAAAAATAGTTTCTCTAATATCTCAAACAGCAGTTGTGAGTTTTagtgaaataaaataactttttgtCAGAATCCTAATTTTCTTATCTTAAAATGATTCAAGGTCACTGCTTGATGGACcacaaatttctttttcttttctttttgctcatgTTTGAGAGTATTTCAAGTTTAAATTCAGTGGCTTTATGTTTAATGgctttatttatgtaatttcaATGGCTTTTTATCTGAAATATGGTAATGACACGTTGTTAataatatgataataataattataataattatactTTAAAGAAGGAGATGAAAAAGCCACAGCTAAGAATGattaaaatgactaaatgaaTAATTCCTCTTTGACAGGGTGTACGATTTGACCCGGAAATCCCACAGACCCTACGTCTGGAGTTTGCCAAAGCCAACACCAAGATGGCCAAAAACAAACTAGTGGGCACACCCAACCCTCCTCCATCCCAGCAGAGCCCAGGACCCCCATTCATCAGCCGTGACCCCTGTGAGTACCCGgcacccctcccaccccaaaGTCCCGGCTCTGATCCCAGTAGAACCACTGCTGCCCAGACCAGCAGTCCCAGAGCACACGCCTCCTTATTAGTCTGGTTCCACGTGGAGATTTTAGACCAGATAGCCAAGAGAGGGTGGAAAACACCCATCTAACTCTTGGTTTGTGGTTGGGATACTCGTCTGTATGCGGATGTTGGTTGCACCATGCCGTTGAGTTGTTTATTGTCCTCGAGTGATTAACTTGTTTTAAATGGGCAACCATCTGTGATCTGTAATGTGTGTTCTCTCATTGCTGTTTTCTAAAGCTGAAGTTCAGTTTGTGAAGCGATAATGACCTGAGCCGTATTTTAGAAGACGATGAAAGGTAGGGACGTCTCGGGAGCGGGGGGTAGTAACCAAGCCCAGGAGGAAAGCTGAGATCATTTTCCAGGAAACTTTCTCGTTTTCCTCTCAGAATGGTTTCAGCCATTTGCTCTTTGATTCGTGGTGCAGAAAACGTAAACAGTATGACAGACACAATGTGTTGCTCTGACTTTTTGTAATGGATTATAACACTTTGGCTTCAAACAAGAGCAGAATCCAAACCATCCACACATCCCCCCTGTGGGCCTTTGGCATGATTCACAACGTGCAGCGGAATTCCGGCTGTAAGTTACAATAAGCCACGTCTGTGTGTGATGCTTAAGCCTCATTGTGAGTCATGAGAAATTTACTGCTGACTTCACcaaacttaaagaaaaaaaacagtgccagGCCTCAATGGTCATAAAAGATGTTGGAATCAGTTGAGACTAAAGTTTTGtgatgtctttcttttttttttgcacctaATTAATTTCTGCTGAGTTGTGTTATGTGGTCCTGTACTTAAATCTAACAGCTTTTTGAACTGCTCTATATGAGGTTAATGAAATAGACGAATTTTTTTTGAGGCTATATTGAATTTTAGAAAAGACCTTTCTACATGGTGTCGTATTTGATTCTCAGTGAAGATTGATCACTAACATGACTGTTTTTGAAACTGTTTTTGAGTTTTGCACCATGCAGAGGTTTttgttgaaaaatatttgaaacCGGCGTTAGAAAACAAACTGAGTAAGTAAGATTGAAGATTAGGTGAAATTTGTTGACACTGGtcagtttaaatattttttcaagcatttgaatacacacacacacacacacacatacacacacacatacacaaacacacacacacacacacacacacacacacacacacacacacacacacataggcgcactcacatgcatgcacacacacaaaattagtTGACACTGACAGTTTATATTTCGCCACATGGTGAAAAACCTAATTCTGCGTTCCTCAGAAATGACCGAACCTTGGTCTTATCAGAAATATGCAGAAGTGGAGAAACATGCTCCATGTTCTCTgaacccaaaaaaagaaaaaacaaatggaagGAAGCGATTAGCCAAGCCTGTGATGTAATGACCCCACTAATCTACAGGCATATTTAACATAATTGAACAAAAATGCTTTGTgggttatttctttttttatcagcttGTCCAATCGGAGTACTGCTTTAGAAATCACAGAGTGTTCTGGAGAATGTTTTCTTATAtgttctggctttttttttttaaatgtagtctTTCCTGTCTGTAGATATTAACCCAGTCACTCGGCTCTCAGCCTCTCCCTGCAGAATGCCTTTGCTGCTTGGTAATATGCTCACATTCAGAACCTACACACCATACTGGTGTGTCACGGCCTACAATACCCACAGTGCATTTCACCTCATCATGCTCTGGCCTGGTATTGCATTTTAAATCTGTAGAATCGGCTCTGACATTCTTGTGCACCACTATCAACGAACATATTTATACATCATAAAATTAATACCCAACCTGTTTCCCAGATGAATGTCACTACAAAAAGTCAACCTCTGTAAAAATCTGCATGGGCTTCgtctagattttttttatatctacagattttttttttaatatggacATTTTATATCTACACTTAACGCACAGAACTCATGTCTCTGTGGCACTCCTCccccacatttctgtgtcaccTCAAATCCCTGTCaatcagatctctctctctctatatctatctgtctatctatctatctatctctctccctctctcactctctctctctccgcctccgTCCCTGCCCCTGatccctcactctcttcctgttgtttttttcacagatgaAATCACTGTACCCGCCCTGTACCCCAGTACCCCTGACGTGTGGGCGTCGTACCCGCTGTACCCTGCGGAGctgtctcctgctctccctcctGCTTTCACCTATCCTTCCTCTCTCCATGCTCAGGTAACCCCACCCTGAGCAGAAACCACGCCCACGGAAACCacacccaccaccaccacaaccctGTCCTGAACACAGACCACGCCCATTAATATCACTGCTCTGAGCACATGAACACCACCAGGCCAGCCATATATCATTCTCCATATCTGTCAATCACTCCTGCTACTGAGCGCCACCCACCACCAAGCCAAGACCACCCCCTTCAAACCCAGTACTCCTCACCTCACCAGAGCACCTCCTATAAAGTGGTACTTGCTTTCACCCCCATCCCAGAAATTCACAGTTCCTGAATTCCTGACCTCAGACTGACTCAAGACTAAAATTAAGcgtgttttgtttcctttcagatacttaaatattttgaaaatgtccAGTAGAGGTCTAATGTTGTGTTTCTAACGGGTAATTGAGATACATTTGTGTTCACCGATGAGTAAAGATTAGATCCTTATTGTTTATTCTTTGAGTTGACCTTAAACCAGGTGTTGAGGAAGTGTCAGAAGAATGGAAAGGTCTGTTGTTCTTTCAGTTACCGAGCAACTCTACACTACATGCTACCTCACATATTACTCTAGACTCTTCTAGACACTCTAacccagtggttctcaactccagtcctgcgggcccactgtcctgcacgtctgacgcacctgattccactgatcaattcaTCATCAAGCCCtcgattagctcaattaactgtgataatgaagagttaaaacaaagatgtgcaggacagtgggcctccaggactggagctgagaatcactgctctaaccccacactctacactctacctCACACTTCTACTTTACATTCTATACTCCACACTGTACAGCAAGGCTGTCAAAATCCAgccctggagggccatggtcctgctgtttatCTTGTCTCTGATTagctgaagagcgtgcacacctgttttcaaggtgaaaatcaacaggtaagtaagaggtgaaaacaaaaaccggcaggaccctggccccCCAGGACAGcattttgacacccctgctctaCACTCAGTAGTCTACCACACACATTATCTTAGACTCTCAACACTCTAGACCCTATTACCCATCCcctcacactccacactctacacactacacttGACCTCACACTCTGTACACTACACTCTACATTCtactctacacactacactctacattctacactctacacactacacttGACCTCACACTCTGTACACTACACTCTACATTCtactttacacactacactctacattctactctacacactacactctacattctactctacacactacacttGACCTCACACTCTGCTCACTACACTCTACATTCtactttacacactacactctgCATTCtactctacacactacacttGACCTCACACTCTGCACACTACACTCTACATTCtactctacacactacactcTACATTCTACTCTACACACTAGACTCCACATTCtactctacacactacactcCACATTCtactctacacactacactcCACATTCTACTCTACACACTAGACTCTACATTCtactctacacactacactcTGCATTCtactctacacactacacttGACCTCACACTCTGCTCACTACACTCTACATTCtactttacacactacactctgCATTCtactctacacactacacttGACCTCACACTCTGCTCACTACACTCCACATTCtactctacacactacactctacattctactctacacactacactcTGCATTCtactctacacactacacttGACCTCACACTCTGCACACTACACTCTGCATTCtactctacacactacacttGACCTCACACTCTGCTCACTACACTCTACATTCtactctacacactacactctacattctactttacacactacactctacattctacactctacacactacacttGACCTCACACTCTGCTCACTACACTCTACATTCtactctacacactacactctacattctacactctacacactacacttGACCTCACACTCTGCTCACTACACTCTACATTCtactctacacactacactcTACATTCTGCTCCTCACTGTACCCCACACTTTACACTCTACTCCTGATCCTACCCTACAGTCTATAACTGTGTTTGTAGCCTGTATCAAGCTTCAGACAGCTGCCAGCTCTGCTCTCCAACTTGGAttttctctcatgcacacacacacacacacacccctacacacacacccaccagcTCTGATCTGGTTAAtattgttctttctctccttaatCTGACTGCATCTCCTTTCCTTTGAGCTCAAGCTGAGGTATGatctgaaaaaaatgagagagagagagaaagagagagaaagggagtgatgGTAACAAACTTATAATAGGATGGATGTGGAAGTGTTTAAAGGTAACAaatatgtctatatatatatacaactTCAAAAATGCCTGCTCTCTGGCTCGTAGGGCTGCCGCGATTAGTCGAAGTAACCGATGATGTcaatgatgaaaatgtgttgacaGCAGTACTTTTAAACTGACATATCgcttatttttatgaatttacctttttgactGCTAAAATGCTTCAGTTcattgtaaaaaatgtttttctttaatatcgCCACGAAATCACTGCAAGGGCCTCCATTGCCGACTATTTTTCTATAGATTAATCTACCGACTAGTCGAGTCGAATAGTTGAAAGATTAATTGACTATTCGACTTGTTGAAAGACTACTCGACTGCCCAACTCGACTGGTCCGTAGATTAATCAGTAGAGAAATGGTCAGGAGTGGCAATTACAtagtgatattgaagaaaacatttgttatgCATTGAAACGTTTTAGAActcaaaaaggtaaattcataaaaataaaaaagccatGTGTCAGTTTGACATACTGCTGGCGACGCATTTTCATCGTCAACAACGTCGATTACCTCGACTCATCGCGGCAGCCctaacccatacacacactcacacacacacgcacacgcacacacacactcacacacatacacacactcacacacactcatacacacactcacacacactcatacacacactcacacacacgcacgcacacacacacacacacacacacacacacacacacacacacacactcacactcacacacactcacacacacacacacacacacacacacacacacatacacacactcatacacacacgcacatacacacgcacacacacacacacacacacacacacacacactcacacacactcacacactcacactcacacacacacactcacatacacacacacacacacacacacacacacacacacagaacaggatTACTCTGTAGGAGGATATTAATGAGCTGAGATTTAGTGGTCTTGACAAGTTTGGCAGTGGTAAGTTTAGCTGCTAAGCTAATagagacccaaaaaaaaaaagcctgtgaaATTTGCTTCATGTTTAACTGAAGTAGCTTTAGCCATTTTGGCCTGTTCCTTTCATCgacttgtgaaatgtttttaaaaagtgaccAAACCAATGAAGGAATGCAGCGGTCTTCATGAAAATATGTCAGTGCCTCTTCTGTAATATGAGTGAATTGATGGGATTATTTGTGAATGTGGATTAAAGAAGATTATCTGTCCTCTCAGATACGCTGGCTCCCTCCAACAGATGGAACTCCTCAAGGATGGAAGTCCAGGCAGTTCTGTTGAAATATGTGTAAGTAAAACaggcacacagacgcacacacacacacacacacacacacacagtcagaaacacacacacacacacacacatacacacacaatcagacacacacacacacacacacacacgcgtgcgtgcgcaccagggtttccgttagccgaTATTTCCCGGTTTTGCCTagtaaaatttataaaaaacaaTGATCAGttaaaaacttgccagtcataatgtctggtaataatgcacatacaaaacactgcaaagacacattggacacgtttgacCTCAAACCAGCAGCACAGGGCTTTACCGCCgtgaaaaagggagaaaataaaactAATGTTCAGGTTTTGACcaatcgttactgttcgttttgcttaatcattactgttcattaaatagtcaaactgatttgaggtcgttgtcattctttcatcaatCTAGGTGTACATAGGCCTAATATTTGGGTTTGTAATATAGACTGTTATTGTAACATGACTGataagtttcagatttgtccagtaaaataaattctttccagacACTGGACCGGTAAAAAAAGTGGAAACCTgggcatgcatgcacgcaccgagacacaaacacatgcacacacacacacacacacacacacacacacacactcacactcacacacacacacacacacacacacacacacactcacgcacacgcacacgcacacgcacacactcacactcacacacacacacacacacacacacactcacacacacacacacacacacactcacacgcacacgcacacgcacacactcgcacacgcacacgcactcgcactcgcactcgcacacgcacacgcacacgcacacacacacacacactcacacacaaaaacaccttatATGCTACATTCTGGGGACCATCCAGTGACTACCATTATTGCAAAAGTAAAGATAAACAATTTaacccttaccctgaccctgaccctgacactAACCAGaaaatgctttcatttttgAGAATAACAATAACTTcttatgaaaataaaagtttttacCAGTGGGGACTATGATTTTGTCTCTAGTTTGACAAGGAGTCCCCAGTAGAAGGGTGTGCCCTCAGTCAATTTAAAACTCATTTCCCTCAGAGTTCAGATGCTCTGATCTACAGTTATTAGAATGATTATTATTCATAAAAGGCCTTCGTTTGATCCTAAAATTTGCATTTAGGAAAATATTTCTCTGTATGCTGTCGAGTGCTGTCTTTTAAGAATTAGACAAAAGTGGAACTGCTGCTCTGGGTCTCTTCCCTTATatgacatttatattttattaattaaaatcTGTGTCACAGCCTCCGTGATATTTGAATCCTTTCATTGTCTACATGTATGTCCACTAATAGATGGTGATTGgttgttgctctctctctcttgccattCATTGGTTGTTGTCTCTCAGGTGGTATCACAGGTTTGATGAGTCAGATGGAATAGTCCATGGCTCCATTCTGTCAGGGCTGTTATGGCTCAGAGCAGAATAAACTGGATATGAACCGCGCTGACATTACACCAgaactctgtctctttttgctCGAAATCATTTGTGTCAGACAAGAAACTGTTGCAGACGTACTCTGTCTCAGTGCTGTCCAACACACAGTATTCTAAACATTTATGTGTATACAACATGCATCAATACTGTACATCTGGGGTATGGATACATTTTACAATGTTAACTGTCAGTTTGGAATGTTATGTATCCTTACAGAACTGTGTTTTGTTCTAGACTGTTATGTTTTATCAGTCTAAAAAATTATGCATTTGTTTCAGgctgaaacagacagaacggaacatgtatttattttaacactcaaatgaacaaaagaaatgtgcacacacacacacacacactcccacactccaTGCCACCATCCCTCCTAGgtacagagagcaggagacaggAAGGGGCATGTCGAAAACTCTCAGGGGGtgagtggggtgtgtgtgtgtgtgtgtgttttttgcacaGCGAAGCTCCGAGCATTATATCCAAGCATGGTCtccatcagaaacacagactgaagTGAAAAGAGCTTCATTGTTATCCTCAGAATAAAGCCAGATGAAAAAGGAGGAgatttgagaaaagaaaagattgaaATCGTCTTATCATGCAGTAAAGAGCCTGTAATTTCATAGGCCAGTTGTGTTAATCTAGCATCTGCAGTCTTTCCACTGGACACGCCTAGCTGTGACTTCCTGTGGGTCGTTAGTTTagctttattgtttttaatgcaCTAATTGAAATAAATCAACCAATCTATGATGTATTACATCTCATTTTAATATTGACTTAACATTGAAAAATAGAAGAACAAGGGGAAAAGATTAATGTTCAAAGAGCACAGTGTGAGATGATACCTCTCCatctgccaaacacacacacacacacacacacacacacacacatggcaggTCTGATGGTGGTTTGGTTCAGCCCcgttgggggtgtgtgtgtgtgtgcgtatgcgtgcatgtgctcTCCCCCATATGTTGCCCTTTTCTTGTTGGAGTGTATGATtgtagaagaaaagaaagaaaaaaagaaaacctacaTTAGAAAGTGTATCTGCCCCATGCCCTTTTCACATTCCCTCAGTCCTCAGTCAAAACCAATGCATCGCCGTCTTACACAGAAACATCTGACCTATATTAGGCCACCGTTATCTGTTACCTTTCAAAGTCGTAAACAACAACTTGCCACAACAAACaagctttgtgtgttttgttttgtttatgtttagcCTACTTTTTAGATTTTTCTATGTGTCTAATaattttagttcattttttaGGTCTCTTTGCCGATCACAACGTGACTACATCAGCGTTTGACCTTTTGTGAGACTAATGGTCGCACTGGAGCCTGTAATTGCATTTATAAATAGCCTGATGTAGCCTTATTGTTCACCACGGGAATACCATATCAGGAGCTGTGTTTCAGTGCCATCTTGGGAATGCCGTTCGTATGGCGCACTGAGGTCATGGAAAAAAATCCGAGCTGAGAGGGATCGATGGTATTCCGAAATCTAAACAAACACCAACGTTGGCCCTGTTTGCCAGgacacttttttaaaatttatttgcTAATGTACACCAGTACaatcaacacagagagaaagaaagggagaggagagacagagagaaagaggcagaagaagagagaggaaagagaaagaaagaaggagacagacagaaagagagagagagacaggtagagtgagaaagaaagaaggagacagagagagagacaggtagagcaagaaagaaagaaggagacagagagagaaagaaggagagagagacacagggagggagagaaagaaagaacgagagagagagacagagagagagagagagatgtgggggCCTCAGAGGTTTATCTCTGCACGGGTCTGATCAGGAAGTGTCGCTGCTGGAGACAGCATGTCCCTGGTGATAAACAAGCTGAAAGGTGATAGTTCCGCGGAGACTGAGACAGATTAGTGAAGGGTTTGAGTGAAGATCTCTAACCCAGGCGCAAATGACGGGTCATGAGTCAGCAGTCCCGCCAGGCCGCCATCTTAACAACATCCCCTAAACACAAGAGAATTTAGCACAGATCACAGATTACAGGCTGGATTTGACTGCGcaaacaaattatttaaattaattattcatttctcaAAACAATTCTTctcaataaaaatgtaatttttttttatcattttgactCTGTGGTACTTAGCACAGTTAGGATAGTGTAGAACTGAGTGCTGTTAGCCAGTGAACTGTGGGTAAAGCTAAaccaccctgtgtgtgtgtgtgtgtgtgtgtgtgtgtgtgtgtgtgtgtttgtgtgtgtacatgcgtatgtttgtgtgtgtgtgtcagtgtgaatctTGCCTGGGGTGTATTGGCCAATGGCCCGGCTAACCCAGCAGTTCCTGCTGAACTGTGGTTGGTGTCATCATCAACTGcctgggagggggagggggaggttgGAGaccgggagggggggggagggagagagagcagttaccACAGCTGAGGTCTCTTGGCTAATAAGGAAGTGAAtgttactttctctctctcattctttctctccccttctctcttttactctctgttctgtttagaTAGAGGTAAATAGTGTGCTCACTGAAGGACAGAACACTAAAATTCTTACAGAGTCTTGAGATGATTCTTGTGCTTAAGCTTAACATTCTGTTTCATTCCACGGAAAGTTCTGGAGTCTCCTTTAGGACGGCACTGTCTTCTCCCTCATGTTGTTCCCTGTAAGCCCAGAGTTTGGTTTGTGTCTGAGCTACAGTTGTTCTCCTGCTTTGGGTTTGTGACAGGGAAAGTTTGCAGGACTGTCTGTGGATTAGTCTCCCAACCATAGCCTTTCATGTCCCtcggccacacacacacgcgcacacacacacacacacacagccaggttgGCACCACACGCCTGTATCCAATCAGCCACTCTATTCCATGATGTGCTTTAATCTACTTTAGATGATTGTTGTAAATTGCACAGTGATGGAACCTAGGTTAACTTTATCAGCTGCTAGGCTTCCTCTTTGAGACATTTTCTCTGGCATTGGCTGAAGTTCACAGTGTAAAATCTGATGACgaaaaatgtggttttgtttgtttaatctgatGAGCTGTGAGAGAGCTGAAGGCTGGGAACTGCGTCTGTGTCAGCTATGACAAACTCTTCGTTTgcaaacacaattaaaaaactgtgtgtcattAGATATGGTCTGATAAGAGGCAGCACACATAATGAAAACAGTAACCGTGGGGCAGGGCAGCAGTATGCTTGGATTTCAGAATTACCCCGAGAGATTAACATGTTTGGAAGGGGAAATT encodes:
- the LOC115817229 gene encoding RNA-binding protein with multiple splicing-like yields the protein MNNNKIEKDSETSEYTNHDEEVRTLFVSGLPLDIKPRELYLLFRPFKGYEGSLIKLTSKQPVGFVSFDSRSEAEAAKNALNGVRFDPEIPQTLRLEFAKANTKMAKNKLVGTPNPPPSQQSPGPPFISRDPYEITVPALYPSTPDVWASYPLYPAELSPALPPAFTYPSSLHAQIRWLPPTDGTPQGWKSRQFC